From a single Maylandia zebra isolate NMK-2024a linkage group LG3, Mzebra_GT3a, whole genome shotgun sequence genomic region:
- the LOC101464319 gene encoding uncharacterized protein LOC101464319: protein MESMSKPRSIDDCNITQPVPASKDEPVVIPVEKTSTTMKQARRRQRIDSGNRSLTCDQCGKAFTRNSSLKIHQLVHTGIKPFSCDQCGRAFTQSSSLKKHQLIHTGFKPFSCDLCGMSFSDNGKLKRHQLVHTGIKPFSCDQCGQAFTHNSKLKKHQLIHTGLKAFSCDQCGMSFTVNGNLKQHQLAHTGFKPFSCDQCDRAFTQSGSLKKHQLIHTGFKPFRCDQCGRAFTQSGSLKRHQLIHTGLKAFSCDQCGKTFTENGNLKQHRLAHTGFKPFSCDQCDRAFTQSGSLKKHQLIHTGLKPFICDQCGKSFTLHTTLKEHQAIHTGIKPFVCCQCGKGFGRMDTLRNHQLIHTGVNSFLSSQC, encoded by the coding sequence ATGGAAAGCATGTCGAAACCTCGGTCCATTGATGATTGCAACATAACCCAACCAGTTCCTGCAAGTAAAGATGAACCTGTTGTGATCCCTGTGGAGAAGACTTCTACCACTATGAAGCAGGCCAGAAGACGACAGCGCATTGACAGTGGGAACAGAAGCCTTACATGCGATCAGTGTGGAAAGGCTTTTACTCGTAATagcagtttaaaaatacatcagcTCGTCCACACTGGCATTaaaccattcagctgtgatcagtgtggaagGGCTTTCACTCAGAGTAGCagcttaaaaaaacatcagctcatccacactggatttaaaccattcagctgtgatCTGTGTGGAATGTCTTTTTCTGACAATGGCAAATTAAAAAGACATCAACTCGTTCACACTGGCATTAAACCATTCAGTTGCGATCAGTGTGGACAGGCTTTCACTCATAATAGCaagttaaaaaaacatcagCTCATCCACACTGGATTAAAAGcattcagctgtgatcagtgtggaatGTCTTTTACTGTAAATGGCAATTTAAAACAACATCAGCTCGCTCACACTGGATTTaaaccattcagctgtgatCAATGTGACAGGGCTTTCACTCAGAGtggcagtttaaaaaaacatcagctCATCCACACTGGATTTAAACCATTCAGATGTGATCAATGTGGCAGGGCTTTCACTCAAAGTGGAAGCTTAAAAAGACATCAGCTCATCCACACTGGATTGAAAGCATTTagttgtgatcagtgtggaaagaCCTTCACTGAGAATGGCAACTTAAAACAACATCGGCTCGCTCACACTGGATTTaaaccattcagctgtgatCAATGTGACAGGGCTTTCACTCAGAGTGGCagcttaaaaaaacatcagctCATCCACACTGGATTGAAACCATTcatctgtgatcagtgtggaaaaTCTTTTACTCTGCATACAACCTTAAAAGAACATCAGGCCATCCACACTGGCATTAAACCATTTGTCTGTTGTCAGTGTGGAAAGGGTTTTGGTCGCATGGATACTTTAAGAAATCATCAACTAATCCACACTGGAGTTAATTCATTTTTAAGCAGTCAGTGCTAA